Proteins from one Pelodiscus sinensis isolate JC-2024 chromosome 21, ASM4963464v1, whole genome shotgun sequence genomic window:
- the FAM222B gene encoding protein FAM222B codes for MLACLPGPGDLSFQLLSYPQMNTGLQKWDTTQKMSSAQYPTPAELDAYAKKVANNPLTIKIFPNSVKVPQRKHVRRTVNGLDTSGQRYSPYPSQPATKTGLLAIVKSPAKGIVKDFDGTRVRLLPEAMMNPPSTPYVAPSTLNHAPSLARQQALQHAQTLQHPQSIPQPQTLQHPPGMLQPQSLTHPQGIPQPQPLPHPQNMQQPQSLQHPQTMAHQTLQHPANALLQPGLHGSRKMPDADAPPNVTVSTSTIPLSMAATLQQNQPPDLSSIVHQINQFCQARAGISTTSVCEGQIANPSPISRNLLINASTRVSTHNVPTPMPSCVVNPVDHAAAIPPPASLSVPMVNISRVPAAYQSDMKSVAWNQHQLAHLQQMCGDAAGPAGLAGKHPPREMAGQGFPGKTSSYPQELCMGQSYNVKPPLEKPTPSPPVNGFQGPLPYTNGHYFQPLWNSILPTPNSDSSGSQDLAMSFHGGQPAGAPLDCAAGAHYRAAAGSSSQNSVMQTMDYLSGDFQQACFRDQSMAVLGKVHRPPMNRAPEPTDSRNLHIQHPGYR; via the exons ATGCTGGCCTGTCTGCCAGGACCAGGTGACCTCTCCTTTCAGCTTCTTTCTTACCCGCAGATGAACACTGGACTTCAGAAAT GGGACACTACACAGAAGATGAGCTCTGCACAGTATCCTACCCCAGCAGAATTGGATGCTTATGCTAAGAAGGTTGCCAACAATCCACTGACTATAAAAATTTTTCCAAACAGCGTCAAAGTTCCCCAGAGGAAACACGTACGCCGTACTGTGAATGGACTTGATACTTCAGGCCAGAGGTATAGTCCGTACCCCTCTCAGCCCGCCACAAAGACAGGCCTGCTTGCGATAGTCAAATCCCCAGCGAAAGGCATCGTTAAAGACTTTGACGGCACGCGCGTCCGTCTGCTGCCAGAAGCAATGATGAATCCCCCTTCCACACCGTACGTTGCACCTAGCACTTTAAACCACGCCCCATCGCTTGCTCGCCAGCAGGCACTTCAGCATGCACAGACTCTGCAACACCCCCAGAGTATCCCACAACCACAGACTTTGCAGCACCCTCCGGGGATGCTGCAGCCGCAAAGCTTAACACACCCTCAGGGGATCCCGCAGCCACAGCCGCTGCCGCACCCTCAGAACatgcagcagccccagagcctgcagcatccTCAGACCATGGCACATCAGACTCTGCAGCACCCCGCAAATGCTCTGCTGCAGCCAGGTTTACATGGCAGCAGAAAGATGCCCGATGCAGATGCGCCGCCGAATGTGACCGTGTCTACCTCAACCATTCCCCTCTCGATGGCTGCCACGCTGCAGCAGAACCAGCCACCAGACCTGAGCAGCATTGTGCACCAGATTAACCAGTTCTGCCAGGCCAGAGCTGGCATTAGCACTACCTCAGTATGTGAGGGACAGATTGCAAACCCGAGCCCAATCAGTCGCAACCTGCTTATCAATGCAAGTACCAGGGTGTCTACTCACAACGTTCCCACTCCCATGCCTTCCTGTGTAGTAAACCCGGTCGATCACGCTGCTGCtatccctcctcctgcctctctcagcGTGCCCATGGTGAACATCAGCAGGGTGCCAGCTGCCTACCAGAGCGACATGAAATCCGTGGCATGGAACCAGCATCAGCTTGCGCATCTTCAGCAAATGTGTGGGGATGCTGCCGGGCCCGCTGGCCTTGCGGGGAAGCACCCTCCGAGAGAGATGGCAGGCCAGGGCTTCCCGGGTAAAACGTCCAGCTACCCTCAAGAACTGTGCATGGGCCAGTCTTACAACGTCAAGCCCCCTCTTGAGAAGCCCACCCCTTCCCCGCCTGTGAATGGCTTTCAGGGACCTTTGCCATATACGAATGGGCACTACTTCCAGCCCCTCTGGAATAGCATTCTGCCCACACCGAACAGTGACAGCTCTGGCTCCCAGGACCTTGCCATGTCTTTTCACGGAGGACAGCCAGCAGGGGCGCCGCTGGATTGCGCGGCAGGAGCTCACTATCGAGCTGCGGCTGGTTCGTCCAGCCAGAATAGCGTGATGCAGACCATGGATTACCTAAGTGGGGACTTCCAGCAGGCTTGCTTCAGAGATCAGAGCATGGCCGTGCTGGGAAAAGTCCATCGGCCTCCCATGAACCGAGCGCCTGAACCAACCGATAGTCGAAATCTTCATATTCAGCACCCAGGGTATAGATAG